In one Lolium rigidum isolate FL_2022 chromosome 3, APGP_CSIRO_Lrig_0.1, whole genome shotgun sequence genomic region, the following are encoded:
- the LOC124702295 gene encoding ankyrin repeat-containing protein ITN1-like, whose protein sequence is MAVDSDRGEGDLEIGLASPGSEGGVSPLGRRALESCLSGKRLDQSQSSRLSRRPGLVMSSSGKRLDQSSSPASPSRPVLVMSHSSNRLDHHPSPSPASSPTPSKGPALVMSRSSNRLDHSPSPSPRAAPPVLVLSNSGKRMDRKKYVKQVTGRHNDTELHLAAQRGDLDAVRQIIAEIDAQMTGTGEDFDCEVAEIRAAVVNEANQVDETALLIAAEKGFIDIVLELLNHSDKDSLARKNKSGFDALHVAAKEGHRDIVKVLLDHDPSLGKTFGQSNVTPLITAAIRGHLEVVNLLLERVSGLVELSKANGKNALHFAARQGHVEIVKALLECDRQLARRTDKKGQTALHMAVKGTSAGVVKALVNADPAIVMLPDRNGNLALHVATRKKRSEIVNELLLLPDMNVNALTRDRKTAFDIAEALPLSEESAEIKDCLSRAGAVRANDLNQPRDELRKTVTEIKKDVHTQLEQARKTNKNVYGIAKELRKLHREGINNATNSVTVVAVLFATVAFAAIFTVPGGNNEEGVAIVVHAVSFKVFFIFNAIALFTSLAVVVVQITLVRGETKAERRVVEVINKLMWLASVCTTVAFISSSYIVVGRRFKWAAILVTVIGGVIMAGVLGTMTYYVVKSKRTRYIRKKVKSTRRSGSNSWQHNSESDSEIDRIYAI, encoded by the exons atggccgtcGATTCCGACAGAG GTGAGGGGGATTTGGAGATTGGGCTGGCGTCGCCGGGGTCGGAGGGCGGGGTGTCGCCGCTGGGGAGGCGGGCGCTCGAGTCCTGCCTCTCCGGGAAGCGCCTGGACCAGTCGCAGTCCTCGCGCCTCTCCCGGCGGCCCGGCCTAGTCATGTCCAGCTCCGGGAAGCGGCTGGACCAGTCGTCCTCCCCGGCGTCCCCCTCGCGCCCGGTGCTGGTCATGTCCCACTCCAGCAACCGCCTCGACCACCACCCCTCGCCGTCGCCCGCCTCCTCCCCGACGCCCTCCAAGGGCCCGGCGCTCGTCATGTCGCGCTCCAGCAACCGCCTCGACCACTCCCCGTCCCCGtcgccccgggccgcgccgcccgtgctcGTGCTCTCCAACTCCGGGAAGCGCATGGACCGCAAGAAGTACGTCAAGCAGGTCACCGGCCGCCACAACGACACCGAGCTCCACCTCGCCGCGCAGCGCGGGGACCTCGACGCCGTGCGCCAGATCATCGCCGAGATCGACGCGCAGATGACCGGCACCGGCGAGGACTTCGACTGCGAGGTCGCcgagatccgcgccgccgtcgtCAACGAGGCCAACCAGGTCGACGAGACCGCGCTGCTCATCGCCGCCGAGAAGGGATTCATCGACATCGTACTCGAGCTGCTCAACCACTCAGACAAGGATAGCCTTGCCAGGAAGAACAAATCGGGGTTCGATGCGCTGCACGTCGCCGCAAAGGAAGGACACCGAG ATATTGTGAAGGTACTCTTGGACCATGATCCATCCCTTGGGAAAACCTTTGGCCAATCAAACGTTACTCCTCTGATAACAGCGGCGATCAGAGGCCACCTCGAAGTAGTGAACCTTCTGCTCGAGCGAGTTTCTGGGCTGGTTGAACTATCAAAGGCGAACGGCAAGAACGCGCTGCATTTCGCTGCCCGTCAGGGTCATGTTGAAATAGTTAAGGCTTTGCTAGAATGCGATCGTCAGCTTGCTCGGAGGACTGATAAGAAAGGACAGACTGCTTTGCACATGGCAGTTAAAGGAACAAGCGCCGGGGTTGTTAAAGCACTTGTCAACGCTGATCCGGCCATAGTCATGCTACCTGACAGAAATGGCAACTTAGCTTTGCATGTCGCCACCAGGAAGAAAAGATCAGAG ATTGTGAATGAGCTTCTGCTTCTTCCGGACATGAACGTGAATGCGCTGACTAGGGATCGCAAGACTGCGTTCGACATTGCAGAGGCCCTTCCGCTATCAGAGGAGTCTGCAGAGATCAAGGATTGTTTATCCCGTGCTGGTGCAGTGAGAGCAAATGATCTGAATCAGCCCCGTGATGAGCTCAGGAAAACAGTGACTGAGATCAAGAAGGATGTACACACTCAACTTGAGCAAGCCAGGAAGACCAACAAAAATGTATATGGCATAGCAAAGGAGCTGAGGAAACTCCACAGGGAAGGCATCAACAATGCGACCAACTCCGTCACAGTCGTGGCTGTCCTCTTCGCTACAGTTGCATTTGCTGCAATATTCACCGTGCCAGGCGGCAACAACGAGGAGGGCGTAGCGATAGTTGTGCATGCGGTATCCTTCAAggtcttcttcatcttcaatgccATCGCTTTGTTCACATCATTGGCAGTAGTGGTGGTTCAGATAACACTTGTTAGGGGTGAGACCAAAGCAGAGAGGCGAGTGGTGGAGGTGATCAACAAGCTCATGTGGCTGGCGTCCGTCTGCACCACCGTGGCATTTATATCCTCATCTTACATAGTGGTGGGTCGGCGCTTCAAGTGGGCGGCGATCCTGGTGACGGTCATCGGCGGGGTGATCATGGCCGGTGTGCTTGGCACGATGACATACTATGTGGTGAAGTCCAAGCGCACGCGGTATATCAGGAAGAAGGTGAAATCGACGAGGCGGAGCGGCTCAAACTCGTGGCAGCACAACTCGGAGTCGGACTCCGAGATAGACCGGATATACGCCATCTGA